A window of Methanosarcinales archaeon contains these coding sequences:
- a CDS encoding DsbA family protein yields MAKKKRKRNVELEKKPNKNLLYAAIAVIAVIIIAFIWSFSGTSPDVPEEKRPTSGKYLKINEPSTYEHGKVKIIEYFKFNCDHCYGLNQQMPELEEKYGDQLEITYRPMLWVTNSEDQQFRKSNEAYIVAERMGKGDEMKSAMFDAMFIERKDLSDVAVLEDIASSIGLGDDFATALENGEAKDEAQEYINLAQPLVSETPTIIINGNLKVTPTMTGSGIDQMVDNMDTIIGSLLS; encoded by the coding sequence ATGGCAAAAAAGAAGCGAAAGAGAAATGTTGAACTTGAGAAAAAACCAAATAAAAACCTATTATATGCAGCAATAGCAGTAATCGCTGTCATAATTATTGCCTTTATATGGTCATTTTCGGGCACCTCTCCAGACGTACCGGAAGAAAAACGTCCCACATCTGGAAAATATTTGAAAATCAATGAACCCAGCACTTATGAACATGGAAAGGTAAAAATCATAGAATATTTCAAGTTTAATTGTGATCATTGTTATGGTTTGAATCAACAAATGCCTGAACTTGAGGAAAAATACGGCGATCAGCTTGAGATCACCTACAGGCCCATGCTGTGGGTAACTAATTCAGAAGACCAGCAATTCAGAAAGAGTAATGAAGCTTATATTGTCGCAGAAAGAATGGGCAAGGGTGATGAGATGAAAAGCGCCATGTTCGATGCCATGTTCATAGAGAGGAAAGATCTCTCAGATGTGGCCGTGCTTGAAGATATTGCCAGTAGCATTGGCCTGGGAGATGATTTTGCCACAGCATTAGAAAATGGAGAAGCAAAGGATGAAGCCCAGGAATATATCAATCTTGCCCAGCCCCTGGTTTCAGAGACACCAACTATAATCATTAACGGGAACCTGAAGGTCACTCCCACTATGACCGGCAGTGGAATCGATCAGATGGTAGATAATATGGATACGATTATCGGCTCGCTTTTGAGCTAG
- a CDS encoding epoxyqueuosine reductase, whose protein sequence is MNSILKAEICEKCAHLDIPLVGVASTDRWKKPLFYPWIPEEFHPQSIFKEAVSVIVIGLPVSLPVIETTPSIYYHELYRTINTMLDQYGYRLSNFLNNKGYPSIFVPRDGYGDISILIENPVAFFSHRHAAYLAGLGNFGVNNTLLTKAYGPRVRFTSIFTSADLPPDPLMGKDLCIRCMDCVKCCPVGAIDEQDYPEGIINKKHCARYSEQLRNRYISPCGVCIKVCPVGDDRAHYERQDTSIYTDPKKNPEYQKSWEHVRQYGGK, encoded by the coding sequence ATGAACAGCATTCTTAAAGCTGAGATCTGTGAGAAATGCGCTCACCTGGATATCCCCCTAGTGGGTGTTGCATCCACAGATCGCTGGAAAAAACCATTGTTTTATCCCTGGATCCCTGAGGAATTTCATCCACAGTCGATTTTTAAGGAGGCTGTTTCTGTTATTGTGATCGGTCTACCTGTTAGCCTTCCTGTTATAGAGACCACTCCTTCCATTTATTACCATGAATTGTACCGGACTATCAATACCATGCTTGACCAGTATGGATACCGGCTGTCCAATTTTCTGAACAATAAAGGATATCCCTCAATATTCGTTCCCAGGGACGGATATGGTGATATCAGCATTTTAATAGAAAATCCAGTTGCATTCTTTTCCCACAGGCATGCTGCTTATCTGGCAGGTCTTGGAAATTTCGGTGTGAATAACACGCTGCTCACCAAAGCATACGGCCCCAGGGTAAGGTTCACATCCATTTTCACATCTGCTGATCTGCCTCCCGATCCCCTCATGGGAAAAGACCTGTGTATCAGGTGTATGGATTGCGTCAAGTGCTGCCCGGTAGGTGCTATTGATGAACAGGATTATCCAGAAGGAATAATCAATAAAAAGCACTGTGCCAGATACAGCGAACAGCTGCGCAACCGGTACATCTCACCATGCGGGGTTTGCATAAAAGTATGTCCGGTCGGGGATGACAGGGCACATTATGAGAGGCAGGACACTTCAATATATACGGATCCTAAAAAAAATCCTGAATACCAAAAATCGTGGGAACATGTAAGACAGTATGGTGGAAAATAG